From the genome of Haladaptatus paucihalophilus DX253, one region includes:
- a CDS encoding IS6 family transposase, which produces MLLSNLLKKSLETATLECWERKRTRRGASRSHTRDLRFLGALTNRKAIRSPTRSQRLLVTPVRAFAVRLHTTGCSLRETKAILALIDVNRSHQAIFQCIYRIYYIVSDPPSASPTRVAVDETAVKFNGSQSWAYAAIDTETKLLLDVKVFDRHGTDQAAAFLSGMAEKHNLSNSVFLVDGYGYRTALFRIGLSGHLDYTERNLIEKWFHTLKQRNDRFHTSWTGSRLSVQQCLEQLVHYYGCQRLHQSLDN; this is translated from the coding sequence ATGCTACTCTCAAACCTGCTCAAAAAGAGTTTAGAGACGGCTACACTTGAATGCTGGGAGCGTAAGCGGACGAGACGCGGAGCGTCTCGTTCGCATACCAGAGATCTCCGATTTTTGGGGGCATTGACGAATCGCAAAGCGATTCGTTCGCCAACCAGAAGTCAAAGGCTTCTGGTGACGCCCGTCAGAGCGTTCGCCGTCCGGCTCCATACGACCGGTTGTTCACTCAGAGAAACAAAAGCTATTCTTGCACTTATCGACGTAAATCGATCGCATCAAGCGATTTTTCAATGTATTTATCGGATATATTATATAGTTTCCGACCCGCCGTCGGCATCGCCGACGCGGGTCGCGGTCGACGAAACCGCTGTCAAATTCAACGGCAGCCAGTCTTGGGCATACGCTGCAATAGATACCGAAACAAAACTGTTGCTCGATGTCAAAGTGTTTGATCGGCATGGGACTGATCAAGCGGCTGCGTTTCTGTCTGGAATGGCCGAGAAACACAATCTCTCTAACTCTGTGTTTCTCGTTGATGGCTACGGTTATCGGACTGCCCTCTTTCGAATTGGGTTGAGCGGTCACCTTGACTATACCGAGCGAAATCTCATCGAAAAATGGTTTCACACGCTCAAACAGCGCAATGACCGATTTCATACGTCGTGGACGGGCAGTCGGCTGAGCGTCCAGCAGTGTCTTGAACAGCTTGTACATTACTATGGCTGTCAGAGATTACACCAATCGCTCGACAATTGA
- a CDS encoding SLC13 family permease: MLVVFTIILLALVLFATEWYPIDVTAILVMVLLIVLEPWTQISPREGISGFANPATITVLAMLILSTGINRTGLVQLLGRKMAAFAGTNRRKQLTATIGITGPISGLINNTPVVAILVPVINDLAHNGKTSPSKLLMPLSFASMLGGTLTLIGTSTNILASDITAQLGADSPELGLHAFGMFEFTKLGIIVFAVGSLYLMTVGVRLLPKRIPADEDFVEEYALQEYLADVVVPANSSLIGKTVEEALGDDELDIDVLQLLRDGEHFSEPLARKEIRESDTLRLRTNRETLEYIRDAEGLILSGGPRTEDDLHPDEEEPVLVEVVIPSGSFLVGETLASSTFRQRYDANVLAFRTRGDVVRDRFEDIRIRVGDTLLVQAPPDSLTRLVENQDFIVAHEFDEVTYRSEKIPFAVGIIAGVVALPALNILPIVVSALAGVVAMIFTGVLKPTELYSSVEWNVIFLLAGVIPLGIALQQTGAAALLGNAVASTASFLPVIGVLWVFYVATGLLTSVISNNASVVLMIPVAVGAAQSIGANAFAFVLAVTFAASTAFMTPVGYQTNLFVYGPGGYTFSDFIRVGAPLQLLLSVVTVLGIAFFWGV; encoded by the coding sequence ATGCTCGTCGTTTTTACAATTATTCTGCTCGCACTCGTGTTGTTCGCCACAGAGTGGTACCCTATCGATGTCACCGCGATTTTGGTGATGGTGCTGTTGATCGTACTCGAACCGTGGACGCAGATCTCGCCTCGGGAGGGAATCTCGGGATTTGCAAATCCGGCCACTATCACCGTCCTGGCGATGCTCATCCTGAGTACCGGGATCAACCGAACCGGCCTCGTCCAGTTGCTCGGTCGGAAGATGGCCGCGTTCGCGGGGACCAACCGACGCAAGCAACTCACGGCGACGATTGGCATCACCGGACCCATCTCGGGACTGATCAACAACACGCCGGTCGTCGCGATTCTGGTCCCGGTGATTAACGACCTCGCACACAACGGGAAGACTTCGCCATCGAAGCTGCTCATGCCGCTGTCGTTCGCCTCGATGCTCGGCGGCACGTTGACGCTCATCGGAACGTCGACGAACATCCTCGCAAGCGATATCACAGCCCAACTCGGGGCGGATTCTCCCGAGCTCGGTCTCCACGCGTTCGGGATGTTCGAATTCACCAAACTCGGTATCATCGTGTTCGCGGTCGGGTCCCTCTATCTGATGACGGTCGGCGTTCGACTGCTCCCCAAACGGATTCCCGCTGACGAGGACTTTGTCGAGGAGTACGCCCTCCAGGAGTACCTCGCAGACGTCGTCGTTCCGGCGAACTCGTCATTGATCGGAAAGACGGTCGAGGAGGCACTGGGAGACGACGAACTCGACATCGACGTGTTACAACTGCTCCGAGACGGCGAGCACTTTTCAGAACCGCTCGCTCGCAAGGAGATCCGCGAGAGCGACACGCTCCGGCTCAGGACGAACCGGGAGACACTCGAATACATCAGGGACGCGGAAGGCCTAATCTTATCGGGTGGTCCCCGCACCGAAGACGATCTGCATCCCGATGAGGAAGAACCGGTCCTCGTCGAAGTCGTCATCCCGTCGGGGTCGTTCCTAGTCGGCGAGACCCTCGCGAGTTCGACCTTCCGGCAACGCTACGACGCGAACGTCCTTGCCTTCCGAACCCGTGGCGACGTCGTCCGGGACCGATTCGAGGACATTCGTATCCGAGTCGGTGACACGCTCCTCGTACAGGCACCGCCCGATAGCCTCACCCGCCTCGTTGAGAATCAGGACTTCATCGTCGCCCACGAGTTCGACGAGGTGACCTACCGGAGCGAGAAGATTCCGTTCGCGGTCGGAATCATCGCCGGCGTCGTCGCCCTCCCGGCACTGAACATCCTGCCGATTGTCGTCTCTGCGTTAGCAGGGGTCGTGGCGATGATCTTCACCGGTGTCCTCAAGCCCACCGAACTCTACTCATCAGTCGAGTGGAACGTGATCTTCCTCCTCGCTGGCGTCATTCCCCTCGGTATCGCGCTCCAGCAGACGGGGGCGGCAGCGCTGCTGGGAAATGCTGTGGCTTCGACCGCATCGTTCTTGCCAGTAATCGGTGTCCTCTGGGTGTTCTACGTCGCCACTGGCCTGTTGACGAGCGTCATCAGTAACAACGCGAGCGTCGTGTTGATGATTCCTGTCGCGGTCGGCGCAGCCCAGTCGATCGGTGCGAACGCGTTCGCGTTCGTCCTCGCCGTGACCTTCGCCGCCTCAACGGCGTTCATGACGCCGGTCGGCTATCAGACGAACCTCTTCGTCTACGGGCCCGGCGGCTACACATTCTCGGACTTCATCCGCGTCGGTGCGCCGTTACAGTTGCTCCTGTCGGTCGTCACTGTCCTCGGCATCGCGTTCTTCTGGGGGGTGTGA
- a CDS encoding hemolysin family protein, with product MVDFLSLGGVLLAFFLVIMNGVFVAAEFAFVKVRPTQVTALVERGKPGAALVQDVVQNLDDYLAVSQLGITLSSLGLGWIGEPAVATLIEPVLGQLLPTGTVHLVAFVLGFGFITFLHVVFGELAPKTFAIQEATRISLLVAPLMKFFYYVFVPGIIVFNGTANYFTRLAGVSPASESEETHTESEIRMILTRSEETGHIDLDEVEMIESVFELGDTVAREVMVPRPDVETVPASMSLPDLRSVAATGTYTRYLVLDEDGNQPLGFVHAKDILRANEAETEQDSTVTARELARAVLTVPETRRIDAILADFQTRGEGQMAVVVDEWGVFEGIVTIEDILEEIVGDIQDEFDTGAQEPSIEKRNDGAYVVDGGVPIQDVNDRLDSRFESDDVETIGGLVFSRLGRVPEVGDQIEETGYLLQVEAVDDTRIERLVIQETQAGQGTDDE from the coding sequence ATGGTAGACTTCCTCTCCCTGGGCGGGGTGCTTCTCGCCTTCTTCCTCGTCATCATGAACGGGGTCTTCGTAGCTGCGGAGTTCGCATTCGTCAAAGTTCGGCCAACCCAGGTGACTGCACTCGTCGAACGCGGCAAACCGGGGGCAGCGCTCGTGCAGGATGTCGTTCAGAACTTGGATGACTATCTGGCGGTCAGTCAACTCGGCATCACGCTCTCCTCACTCGGCCTCGGTTGGATCGGTGAACCGGCTGTGGCAACGCTCATCGAACCGGTCCTCGGCCAGTTGCTTCCTACGGGAACGGTTCACCTCGTCGCGTTCGTCCTCGGATTCGGATTCATCACGTTTCTCCACGTGGTGTTCGGCGAACTCGCGCCGAAGACGTTCGCCATCCAGGAAGCTACACGTATCTCCCTCCTCGTCGCCCCACTCATGAAGTTCTTTTACTACGTGTTCGTGCCCGGCATCATCGTCTTCAACGGGACGGCCAACTACTTCACCCGCCTCGCTGGTGTCTCCCCCGCGTCCGAGAGCGAGGAAACCCACACCGAATCTGAGATTCGGATGATCCTCACCCGCTCGGAGGAGACGGGACATATCGACCTCGACGAAGTCGAGATGATCGAGAGCGTCTTCGAACTCGGGGATACGGTCGCCCGCGAGGTCATGGTTCCGCGTCCAGACGTAGAAACCGTGCCCGCTTCGATGTCGCTCCCGGACCTCCGGTCTGTCGCCGCGACGGGGACCTACACGCGCTACCTCGTGCTCGACGAGGACGGGAATCAACCGCTTGGATTCGTCCACGCCAAGGACATCCTGCGAGCGAACGAAGCCGAGACGGAGCAGGACAGCACGGTCACAGCGCGTGAGCTCGCACGAGCAGTCCTCACGGTCCCGGAAACGCGTCGGATCGACGCGATCCTCGCAGACTTTCAGACGCGTGGGGAAGGCCAGATGGCTGTCGTCGTCGACGAGTGGGGCGTCTTCGAGGGTATCGTGACCATCGAGGATATCCTCGAAGAGATCGTGGGCGATATCCAGGACGAATTCGATACGGGTGCTCAGGAGCCGTCGATCGAGAAGAGAAACGACGGAGCGTACGTTGTCGACGGAGGGGTCCCCATTCAGGACGTGAACGACCGGCTCGATTCTCGATTCGAGAGCGACGATGTCGAGACGATCGGTGGGTTGGTCTTCAGTCGCCTCGGCCGAGTTCCTGAAGTGGGCGATCAGATCGAAGAGACCGGGTACCTCCTTCAGGTCGAGGCTGTCGATGATACTCGAATCGAACGACTCGTGATTCAAGAGACACAGGCTGGACAGGGGACGGACGACGAGTAG
- a CDS encoding HalOD1 output domain-containing protein, with the protein MTDHDDDSLPDGFSDVLHTRFSSDNPPSEAIGRALAVVEGVVPTELSLLSESVDPEALDALFGTPIIGQEDRGVTVEFSVSDNHVIIRSDGSITILVGTDEE; encoded by the coding sequence ATGACCGACCACGATGATGATTCACTGCCGGACGGGTTCAGCGATGTGCTTCACACACGTTTTTCGAGCGACAACCCGCCAAGTGAGGCAATTGGCCGAGCACTCGCAGTAGTCGAGGGGGTTGTACCAACGGAGCTTTCGTTACTGTCAGAGTCGGTTGATCCGGAAGCACTCGATGCACTGTTCGGGACGCCGATCATTGGTCAAGAAGATAGAGGTGTGACAGTCGAGTTTTCTGTCTCTGATAATCACGTGATCATCAGGAGTGACGGGAGTATTACTATCCTCGTTGGAACGGACGAAGAATGA
- a CDS encoding CBS domain-containing protein, which produces MDDVFVGSLMSSPVYTVSNDTSLQNAGETMREHEIGSIIVVGDDDHLEGIITATDFIHVVAEGDPDPNATVASVMSTDVITTTASESVQTAADIMIEHGFDHLPVLDGEVVIGVITTTDLTAYLSTTEDPSPS; this is translated from the coding sequence ATGGACGATGTCTTCGTCGGGAGTCTCATGTCTTCGCCGGTGTACACTGTAAGTAACGACACGTCACTCCAGAACGCTGGCGAGACGATGCGCGAACACGAGATTGGATCGATAATCGTCGTTGGTGATGACGACCATCTCGAAGGGATCATCACTGCAACTGATTTCATTCATGTCGTCGCAGAAGGCGATCCTGATCCGAATGCAACTGTTGCTTCTGTTATGAGTACAGACGTCATTACAACGACCGCAAGTGAATCGGTTCAAACCGCGGCGGACATAATGATTGAACACGGCTTTGACCATCTCCCGGTCCTCGACGGAGAAGTGGTCATCGGTGTTATCACGACGACTGACCTCACGGCATATCTTTCAACGACAGAGGATCCGAGCCCATCATAG
- a CDS encoding CBS domain-containing protein, with amino-acid sequence MDISEIVSTKFTEFDIGAPLSKVAGAFENQELEAVVVTDGEEYRGVVSRRQLASSSNQPSAKVGSRVQHVPTVDRTEDVREVARLMIGSNAKTLPVLDEDRVYGVVTADAVLEAVTPFLDAVTVDDAYTTTLISATPTTTMGKALNTLREGRIAHLPVIDNDELEGILSLYDVIEFTTRGGNKSQGGSSDEFSGRGGFGERDGTSDRMLDLPVRNLMSDAAVTVQRDTPLDVVVETMFDQEISSLVVTANETDEPIGIITKTDVVEALTWEQEERRPVQVFGLELLDGMDYDDVSALIDSVTSKYGEMSVIKASIELHEHKEKSRGVPLVLARIRLVTDRGYFTAKGEGYGATHALRLAANAVERQLLKGKTYGQSKKHPDTEEHAQLYGWWLGG; translated from the coding sequence ATGGACATTTCTGAGATAGTTTCAACAAAGTTCACCGAGTTCGATATCGGGGCACCCCTTTCGAAGGTCGCCGGTGCGTTCGAGAATCAAGAACTCGAGGCCGTCGTCGTTACGGACGGCGAGGAGTATCGTGGCGTCGTCAGCCGCCGACAACTGGCCTCGTCGTCCAATCAACCCTCGGCGAAGGTTGGCTCACGGGTGCAACACGTCCCGACCGTCGACCGGACCGAGGATGTCCGTGAAGTCGCACGACTCATGATCGGGAGTAACGCCAAGACGCTCCCAGTGCTGGACGAAGACCGCGTCTATGGTGTGGTGACCGCAGATGCCGTTCTGGAGGCCGTGACCCCGTTTCTCGACGCGGTGACCGTTGACGATGCATACACGACAACGCTGATCAGTGCGACCCCGACGACCACGATGGGGAAAGCCCTCAACACGCTTCGGGAAGGACGTATTGCACACCTCCCAGTCATCGACAATGACGAACTCGAAGGCATACTGAGTCTGTACGATGTCATCGAATTCACGACACGCGGCGGGAACAAGAGCCAAGGTGGTTCGTCGGACGAGTTTAGTGGTCGCGGCGGGTTTGGTGAGCGTGACGGTACTTCCGACCGGATGCTCGATCTGCCAGTGCGGAACCTGATGTCCGATGCAGCTGTGACGGTTCAACGAGACACACCGCTCGATGTGGTAGTCGAAACGATGTTCGATCAGGAGATTTCCTCACTTGTCGTCACGGCTAACGAGACGGACGAACCGATCGGAATCATCACAAAGACGGACGTCGTTGAGGCACTCACCTGGGAACAGGAAGAACGACGTCCCGTGCAGGTGTTCGGTCTCGAGTTACTCGATGGGATGGATTACGATGACGTTTCTGCGTTGATCGACAGCGTGACCTCGAAGTATGGCGAGATGAGTGTGATAAAGGCCAGTATCGAACTGCACGAGCACAAAGAAAAGAGTCGAGGGGTGCCACTGGTGCTGGCACGGATTCGACTGGTCACTGACCGTGGTTACTTCACCGCTAAAGGGGAGGGTTACGGCGCTACGCATGCACTTCGCCTCGCCGCGAACGCGGTCGAACGCCAACTTCTCAAAGGCAAAACCTACGGCCAATCGAAGAAGCATCCGGACACAGAGGAACACGCGCAACTGTACGGTTGGTGGCTCGGCGGGTAA
- a CDS encoding TIGR00341 family protein produces the protein MRLVQVLIPKGDRADILEALDEEGIDYAVWEETGRGKFEALVSFPVPDSGVEPVLDSLYAAGVKESSYTIVVPTETVVSERIKSLKNRYQGHRISRDELIARAEDLAPASSTFFIFLVVSTLIATTGLLLNSAATIIGAMVIAPLMGPAISASVGAVLADSDMTSRGVRLQVTGLLAAVATAAILGLLLKETVFLPPVDIRTIPQVLERTSPNFLSLFLALGSGVAGAVSVIRGAGSSLVGVAIAVALIPPAATAGLGLAWGHPGVILTAGVLVLVNLLAINLSALILLWLAGDRPEKGKHAIRAQRAVRIRIATVLSGLVLLSIVLSVVTWASFGVGTVETEANAETKAMFDSGQFGDLEFEHATVDYDIDEVLLDHPAEVTVVVSHGPNAQIPSNIATQIDERLTKTTGEEIIVHIEFVRGQHST, from the coding sequence ATGCGTCTCGTTCAGGTGCTTATTCCGAAAGGTGATCGAGCAGACATTCTTGAGGCACTCGATGAGGAAGGGATCGATTATGCCGTCTGGGAGGAGACAGGTCGCGGTAAATTTGAAGCACTGGTTTCCTTTCCAGTCCCCGACTCTGGTGTCGAACCGGTGCTCGATAGCCTCTATGCGGCAGGTGTAAAGGAGAGTTCCTATACAATCGTTGTCCCGACGGAGACGGTGGTCTCCGAACGTATCAAATCACTCAAAAACCGTTATCAGGGGCACCGTATCTCGCGCGATGAACTTATCGCACGTGCCGAGGATCTCGCTCCTGCGTCTTCGACGTTTTTCATCTTCCTCGTAGTGAGCACATTGATTGCGACGACCGGCTTGCTTCTCAATTCAGCGGCAACCATTATCGGTGCGATGGTCATCGCACCGCTCATGGGACCGGCTATTTCGGCCAGTGTCGGGGCCGTTCTCGCGGACTCCGATATGACATCGCGAGGTGTGCGACTTCAGGTAACCGGTCTGCTCGCTGCGGTCGCGACTGCTGCAATCCTCGGTTTACTGTTGAAAGAGACGGTTTTCCTCCCACCGGTCGATATTCGAACGATTCCACAAGTTCTCGAACGAACCTCGCCGAATTTTCTCTCGCTCTTTCTGGCGCTTGGATCGGGCGTCGCCGGCGCCGTGAGCGTTATCCGGGGTGCTGGGTCGTCACTCGTCGGGGTGGCCATCGCAGTAGCACTTATCCCTCCTGCCGCCACTGCGGGCCTCGGTCTCGCGTGGGGACATCCTGGTGTCATCCTCACTGCTGGCGTTCTCGTGCTGGTGAATCTACTCGCTATCAACCTCTCGGCACTCATTCTGTTGTGGCTCGCAGGGGATCGTCCCGAGAAGGGGAAGCATGCAATACGAGCTCAACGGGCAGTTCGCATCCGAATTGCGACCGTCCTTTCTGGCCTCGTCCTGCTGTCGATCGTCCTCAGTGTTGTCACTTGGGCGTCATTCGGAGTTGGAACTGTAGAGACCGAGGCAAACGCAGAAACTAAGGCGATGTTCGACAGTGGCCAATTCGGTGACTTGGAGTTTGAGCATGCCACCGTCGACTATGACATCGATGAGGTTCTCCTCGATCATCCCGCTGAAGTGACTGTTGTCGTGTCGCACGGGCCGAACGCACAAATTCCGTCTAATATCGCAACTCAGATCGATGAACGTCTGACAAAAACGACCGGAGAAGAGATTATCGTACACATTGAGTTCGTGCGTGGACAACATTCGACCTGA
- a CDS encoding metal-dependent hydrolase, whose protein sequence is MTFLSHLVVDTFTNAGIMWLYPLSIRYFSYEISIHSWTGDVVIWAYRSAASDGTERSARPLSRAE, encoded by the coding sequence ATCACTTTTCTTTCGCACTTGGTCGTCGATACGTTCACCAACGCGGGGATTATGTGGCTCTATCCATTGAGTATTCGCTACTTTTCATACGAGATCTCCATCCACAGCTGGACCGGAGATGTCGTTATTTGGGCGTATCGCTCGGCCGCATCCGATGGAACGGAACGCTCAGCGCGTCCACTGTCTCGCGCTGAATAG
- a CDS encoding sodium-dependent transporter: MSDERVRTCMFDVGLQNSDLAVARFPALFSIWHDVNAPALASYFSQEDKATTGVSKPADRIDQGTVKYRE; encoded by the coding sequence ATGAGCGACGAACGGGTTCGTACCTGCATGTTCGATGTCGGATTACAAAACAGCGATCTCGCCGTGGCGCGCTTCCCGGCATTGTTCAGCATCTGGCACGACGTCAACGCCCCGGCGTTGGCCTCCTACTTTTCGCAGGAAGATAAAGCCACGACGGGTGTTTCCAAACCTGCCGATCGAATCGATCAGGGTACTGTGAAATATCGTGAATGA
- a CDS encoding lamin tail domain-containing protein translates to MVEDNKYTFAVVVLSSLLICGVTAAIIVTPATAEISGSQQVTVTNVVDGDTLDVQYENGTTDTVRLLGVDTPETYGENTPDEWEGVPNTQAGKDCLHSEGEDAKSFMKNNLEGKQITLKFDSESDHRGYYGRLLAYVYYGGEDYNYKLIESGQARVYDSTFSKSSSYYSAESSAQNTEQNAWTCRNVGSGDASVSISQIHEDAAGNDNDNLNDEYVVFENTGSTSIDLSGWTVTDESGKTYTFSSLTLSPGQTVTLHSGSGSDTSSDVFWGRSTAVWNNGGDTVSISDSSGSSVATKAY, encoded by the coding sequence GTGGTAGAAGATAATAAATATACGTTCGCTGTAGTAGTGCTATCGTCATTGCTCATCTGTGGCGTAACAGCCGCAATCATCGTCACACCAGCCACCGCTGAGATAAGCGGTAGCCAACAAGTGACGGTAACGAACGTCGTTGATGGCGATACCCTCGACGTCCAATATGAAAACGGAACCACCGATACCGTTCGATTGTTGGGCGTCGATACCCCAGAAACGTACGGTGAAAATACGCCCGATGAGTGGGAAGGCGTTCCAAATACACAGGCTGGGAAGGATTGTCTCCACTCGGAGGGCGAGGACGCGAAGTCGTTCATGAAAAACAACCTCGAAGGCAAACAGATAACGCTCAAATTCGATTCTGAATCGGACCACCGAGGCTACTATGGTCGTCTTCTCGCCTACGTGTACTACGGTGGTGAGGATTACAACTACAAACTCATCGAGAGTGGCCAAGCCCGGGTATACGACTCGACATTCTCCAAGAGTAGTTCCTACTACAGTGCCGAATCGTCAGCCCAGAACACCGAACAGAATGCGTGGACCTGTCGAAATGTTGGTAGCGGTGATGCGTCTGTGAGTATTTCCCAGATTCACGAGGATGCAGCGGGGAACGACAACGACAACCTGAACGACGAATACGTCGTTTTCGAAAATACTGGTTCCACATCAATCGATCTCTCTGGGTGGACCGTTACGGACGAATCGGGGAAAACGTACACGTTCTCCAGTCTGACGCTCAGTCCAGGCCAGACGGTAACGCTTCATTCGGGGAGCGGGTCAGACACGAGTAGCGATGTCTTCTGGGGCCGCTCGACTGCCGTATGGAACAACGGCGGTGACACCGTTTCGATCTCCGATAGCAGTGGGTCATCAGTAGCCACAAAAGCGTACTGA
- a CDS encoding ATPase P — MIRQNIGTSLGIKTLLAIGMPFGLVNVIVAVVVGDMVMSISVGANAMRLSNGRLGRIKRQRSKDGLSYQETRLVHELDVELPGEVNSKTTDDGPTTDGVVGE; from the coding sequence GTGATTCGCCAGAACATCGGGACAAGTCTCGGTATCAAAACGCTGCTGGCCATTGGGATGCCGTTTGGCCTCGTGAACGTCATCGTGGCAGTCGTTGTCGGCGACATGGTGATGAGCATTAGTGTGGGGGCAAATGCGATGCGACTCTCGAATGGACGGCTCGGGAGAATCAAACGCCAACGGTCCAAAGACGGACTGAGCTACCAAGAGACACGTCTCGTCCACGAGTTGGATGTCGAGCTGCCCGGTGAAGTAAACAGCAAAACTACGGACGATGGTCCGACCACAGACGGGGTTGTCGGAGAGTAG
- a CDS encoding peptidoglycan recognition protein family protein, producing MPTNRRDVLKQLGTIGAAGLGSVGLTGTASAHVQDPYADRWIAADSSNYTNDNKSASEINWIIIHVTEGSYEGTVSWFQNPDSDVSTQYVIRNSDGHATQMVHNEDSAWHGGGQNYSFHSIGIEHEGFVGETNFTDALYQKSANIVSWACDTYGIPKQRPTGVAPCDARNGGGIIGHHQVPESDCNYNDHTDPGSTWDWDYFMDLVGGSNGGGNKFADGDRVTPTTNLNTREQPGTDQPIVATISPGEVGEIMNGPIDKGGYRWWGVHWLDRNVWGWSVERYLSYA from the coding sequence ATGCCCACAAATAGGCGCGACGTACTGAAGCAACTCGGAACGATCGGCGCAGCCGGACTTGGGAGTGTCGGGCTGACTGGAACGGCGAGCGCACATGTACAAGATCCCTACGCCGACAGATGGATTGCAGCGGACTCTAGCAACTACACCAACGACAACAAGAGCGCGAGCGAAATCAACTGGATAATTATCCATGTCACGGAGGGGAGCTACGAAGGGACCGTCAGTTGGTTTCAAAATCCCGACTCCGACGTGAGTACTCAGTATGTGATTCGCAACTCCGATGGCCATGCTACCCAGATGGTCCACAACGAAGACAGTGCATGGCATGGTGGTGGCCAGAACTACAGCTTCCACTCGATTGGTATCGAACATGAGGGTTTCGTCGGCGAGACGAACTTCACCGACGCACTGTACCAGAAATCCGCCAACATTGTGAGCTGGGCTTGCGACACCTACGGCATTCCCAAACAGCGCCCCACCGGCGTTGCTCCGTGTGACGCCCGCAACGGTGGCGGTATCATCGGGCACCACCAGGTGCCTGAATCTGACTGCAACTACAATGACCACACTGACCCTGGTTCGACGTGGGATTGGGATTACTTCATGGACCTCGTCGGCGGCAGCAATGGCGGCGGTAACAAGTTCGCTGACGGTGACCGCGTTACGCCGACCACCAATCTGAATACACGGGAACAGCCTGGAACTGATCAGCCCATTGTGGCTACGATTTCACCGGGCGAAGTCGGCGAAATCATGAACGGCCCAATCGACAAGGGTGGCTATCGATGGTGGGGCGTTCACTGGCTCGACCGAAACGTCTGGGGCTGGTCGGTTGAACGCTATCTTAGCTACGCATAG
- a CDS encoding peptidoglycan DD-metalloendopeptidase family protein: MSRKFSRRSIVKSLGVTATGLTGMAALSGSASAFSDGERIAATTNLNTREQPGTDQPIVATVNPGEVGEIMNGPTNKGGYTWWGVHWLDRNVWGWSVERYLQSTSGGSGGSDFDWPISGYITSPYGARPGHYAVDIGANGNIGEPIYAAHSGTVDVRAYEAGGCGNYLKIGHGNGYQTMYCHLNSFDVVEGESVSRGQLIGGMGTTGNSTGPHLHFTVERNGNHLSIPGGDGETVTAGTKIPKDYSGI; this comes from the coding sequence ATGTCACGAAAGTTCAGCCGACGATCAATCGTCAAATCGCTCGGAGTTACAGCTACAGGACTCACCGGAATGGCAGCACTGAGCGGATCAGCGAGTGCGTTCTCCGATGGAGAGCGCATCGCAGCAACGACTAATCTGAATACGCGCGAACAACCTGGAACTGACCAACCCATCGTCGCTACCGTGAATCCTGGTGAAGTCGGCGAAATCATGAACGGTCCGACGAACAAAGGCGGGTATACGTGGTGGGGCGTCCACTGGCTCGACCGAAACGTCTGGGGCTGGTCCGTCGAGCGGTACCTCCAATCCACATCTGGCGGCAGTGGTGGGTCGGATTTCGATTGGCCGATTTCAGGCTACATCACATCGCCATACGGTGCACGTCCCGGTCATTATGCCGTGGATATTGGCGCCAACGGCAATATTGGTGAACCAATTTATGCAGCCCACAGCGGCACCGTTGATGTTCGAGCCTACGAGGCGGGGGGCTGTGGTAACTACCTCAAAATAGGCCATGGAAACGGCTACCAGACGATGTACTGCCACCTGAATAGCTTCGACGTGGTCGAAGGTGAGAGCGTCTCGCGCGGTCAATTGATCGGCGGAATGGGTACCACCGGAAATTCGACTGGTCCACACCTCCACTTTACCGTCGAGCGAAACGGGAATCACCTCTCGATTCCTGGTGGCGACGGTGAGACTGTCACAGCAGGAACCAAGATTCCGAAAGACTACTCCGGCATCTGA